Proteins found in one Roseovarius pelagicus genomic segment:
- a CDS encoding DUF1345 domain-containing protein yields the protein MKKIRNLRIFKRDEDGAVTVDWVVLTAAVVGLAAGGVAEMMGASSKLSGDIKNEVSGVSVSGVNR from the coding sequence ATGAAGAAGATCAGAAATCTCAGAATTTTCAAACGCGACGAAGATGGCGCGGTGACGGTCGATTGGGTTGTTCTGACCGCAGCCGTTGTAGGTCTGGCAGCCGGCGGCGTAGCAGAGATGATGGGCGCATCGTCAAAACTGTCTGGCGACATCAAAAACGAAGTTTCCGGCGTAAGCGTCAGCGGCGTTAACAGATAA